A genomic segment from Polyangium mundeleinium encodes:
- a CDS encoding aspartyl/asparaginyl beta-hydroxylase domain-containing protein yields MYQRRHVPSPRALPKTYRFLRLPLVIDVAPIVAEIEAADITWLPSQWKWHLGTSFCILRGGEERGWPGSRLTSGGGIDAPALAPLPRLRELLDTAFPARPVSAWLGLSPPDSRIHLHVDNTPHWDEHHRFHVPLITTPAARLCVAGRFLHLPAGTVWAFNNSVPHGAENLGSPRIHLMVDLPPVPPVEALVAAGTPEEGAKDPEAMARLSRDPMASLPETMKSDAYLLWRLAQQ; encoded by the coding sequence ATGTACCAGAGGCGTCACGTCCCGAGCCCGCGCGCGCTGCCCAAGACCTATCGTTTCCTGCGGCTTCCGCTCGTGATCGACGTCGCGCCGATCGTCGCCGAGATCGAAGCGGCGGACATCACGTGGCTGCCGAGCCAGTGGAAGTGGCACCTCGGCACGTCGTTTTGCATCCTGCGCGGCGGCGAGGAGCGCGGCTGGCCCGGCAGTCGGCTCACGAGCGGCGGCGGCATCGACGCCCCTGCGCTCGCGCCTCTCCCGCGCCTGCGCGAGCTGCTCGACACGGCCTTTCCTGCGCGCCCCGTCTCGGCGTGGCTCGGGTTGAGCCCGCCGGATTCGCGCATCCATCTGCACGTCGACAACACGCCCCACTGGGACGAACACCACCGCTTCCACGTCCCGCTGATCACGACGCCGGCCGCGCGTCTCTGCGTCGCGGGCCGCTTCCTGCATCTGCCCGCGGGCACCGTGTGGGCCTTCAACAACAGCGTGCCGCACGGCGCGGAAAACCTTGGATCGCCGCGGATTCACCTCATGGTGGATCTGCCGCCCGTGCCGCCCGTCGAGGCCCTCGTCGCCGCGGGCACGCCGGAAGAAGGCGCGAAAGATCCCGAGGCGATGGCCCGTTTGTCGCGGGATCCGATGGCGTCGTTGCCCGAGACGATGAAGTCGGACGCGTATCTGCTCTGGCGACTCGCGCAGCAGTAG
- a CDS encoding TAT-variant-translocated molybdopterin oxidoreductase — protein sequence MKRAPYPIEPDTSGKNYWRSVDELEKSPSFAEDLTREFPEGAAEAPQGTSRRGFLAIMGASMALGGLAACRRPEEVIVPYTRAPEEIVPGRPLFFSTAMPILGTAIGLVVETHEGRPTKIEGNPRHPESLGATNSFVQASVLDLYDPDRSQSPQEKGEARTWDDASVFLRKLGDDAKKKNGKGLAVLVEDHRSPTVAAQLDALLKLMPDARVVRYEAFGRDVTEEAARIAFGKALVPIYDIGAADVVVSLDADFLLNEGSVVKNVRAFADRRNPDSKDKPMNRFYAIESSFSVTGTSADHRLRLQSHKIPALAYALAQEIAAAAKVELPADITSALGGAGALDPQATKMVKAIAADIAKRNGAALIVVGRKQPPAVHALFHAVHRAIGAVGKTVKLVRPFDEVKGGPAEVVTLGKDLQAGTIDTLIVLGGNPAFNAPADVRDAFTKAKTLVHVGTHVDETGKAAAWHLNRAHALESWGDVRSEDGTGALVQPLIAPMYGGKTDAEILEIFLGGTRKGYDLVRASWHGAQSLVADFERDFRRALHDGLWKDSAFPAETADLDAAKVGAAIKAQKAVAPKGDLEVIFDPDPHTWDGRYANNGWLQEMPDPMAKLTWGNVASLSPKTAKGLGVVDGDLVNVSANGATVTLPALVAPGLAEGTILVTIGQGRSAVGRVGKNIGVDTGALRTSAGFHVADGVSITKAGGSTKLSRTQEHFLTEGRPLVHEASFAKYQENPQVVPPPKKYLSLFEERKYDKGHAWGMTIDLAACVGCNACSIACQAENNIPIVGAEGVQKSREMHWMRMDRYFEGDLENPTSVSQPMMCVHCENAPCEEVCPVAATTHSPEGLNEMTYNRCIGTKYCANNCPFKVRRFNYFDYTKDTIEQHKMQMNPDVTVRSRGVMEKCTYCVQRINRAKISAKAEGRERLRDGEVVTACQAACPAQAIHFGDLNDKQSEVAKRAAGPRGYRLLEELNVRPRTSYLAKIKNPNPELEGA from the coding sequence ATGAAGCGAGCTCCGTATCCCATCGAGCCGGATACGTCCGGAAAGAACTACTGGCGGAGCGTCGACGAGCTCGAGAAGTCGCCGTCGTTCGCAGAGGACCTCACGCGCGAGTTCCCGGAGGGCGCCGCCGAGGCGCCGCAAGGGACGAGCCGCCGAGGCTTCCTCGCCATCATGGGCGCATCGATGGCCCTCGGCGGACTCGCGGCGTGCCGCAGGCCCGAAGAGGTCATCGTCCCCTACACGCGCGCGCCGGAGGAGATCGTCCCCGGCCGTCCGCTCTTCTTCTCGACCGCGATGCCGATCCTCGGCACCGCGATCGGCCTCGTCGTCGAGACGCACGAGGGCCGGCCGACGAAGATCGAGGGCAACCCCCGCCACCCCGAGAGCCTCGGGGCGACGAACTCGTTCGTGCAAGCGTCGGTGCTCGATCTCTACGATCCCGATCGCAGCCAGAGCCCGCAGGAGAAGGGCGAGGCGCGGACGTGGGACGACGCGAGCGTGTTTCTGCGCAAGCTCGGCGACGACGCGAAGAAGAAGAACGGCAAGGGGCTCGCGGTCCTCGTCGAGGATCACCGCTCGCCCACGGTCGCCGCGCAGCTCGACGCGCTCCTCAAGCTGATGCCTGACGCGCGCGTCGTGCGCTACGAGGCGTTCGGCCGGGACGTGACGGAGGAAGCCGCGCGGATCGCCTTCGGCAAGGCGCTCGTGCCCATCTACGACATCGGCGCGGCCGACGTCGTGGTCTCGCTCGACGCGGACTTCCTCCTCAACGAGGGCAGCGTCGTGAAGAACGTGCGCGCCTTCGCGGACCGGCGGAACCCGGACAGCAAGGACAAGCCGATGAACCGGTTCTACGCGATCGAGAGCTCCTTCTCGGTCACGGGGACGAGCGCGGATCATCGGTTGCGCCTCCAGAGCCACAAGATCCCGGCGCTCGCGTACGCGCTCGCGCAGGAGATCGCCGCGGCCGCGAAGGTGGAGCTGCCGGCGGACATCACGTCCGCGCTCGGCGGCGCCGGCGCGCTCGATCCGCAGGCCACGAAGATGGTCAAGGCCATCGCGGCCGACATCGCGAAGCGGAACGGCGCGGCCTTGATCGTCGTGGGGCGCAAGCAGCCCCCGGCCGTGCACGCGCTCTTCCACGCGGTGCATCGCGCGATCGGCGCGGTCGGCAAGACCGTGAAGCTCGTGCGCCCGTTCGACGAGGTGAAGGGCGGCCCGGCCGAGGTCGTGACCCTCGGCAAGGACCTCCAGGCAGGCACGATCGACACGTTGATCGTGCTCGGCGGCAACCCTGCGTTCAACGCGCCCGCGGACGTCCGCGACGCGTTCACGAAGGCGAAGACGCTGGTCCACGTGGGCACGCACGTCGACGAGACGGGCAAGGCCGCGGCGTGGCACCTGAACCGCGCGCACGCGCTGGAGAGCTGGGGCGACGTCCGGTCCGAGGACGGCACGGGCGCGCTCGTCCAGCCGCTCATCGCGCCGATGTACGGCGGCAAGACCGACGCGGAGATCCTCGAGATCTTCCTCGGCGGTACGCGCAAGGGCTACGACCTCGTCCGCGCGAGCTGGCACGGCGCGCAGTCGCTCGTCGCCGACTTCGAGCGTGACTTCCGGCGCGCCCTGCACGACGGCCTCTGGAAGGACAGCGCCTTCCCGGCCGAGACGGCGGATCTCGACGCGGCGAAGGTCGGCGCGGCGATCAAGGCGCAGAAGGCCGTGGCGCCCAAGGGCGACCTCGAGGTCATCTTCGACCCGGATCCGCACACGTGGGACGGCCGGTACGCGAACAACGGCTGGCTCCAGGAGATGCCGGACCCGATGGCGAAGCTCACCTGGGGCAACGTCGCGTCCCTCTCGCCCAAGACGGCGAAGGGGCTCGGCGTGGTCGATGGGGATCTCGTCAACGTGAGCGCGAACGGCGCGACGGTGACGCTCCCCGCGCTCGTGGCGCCGGGGCTGGCCGAAGGGACGATCCTCGTCACGATCGGTCAGGGCCGGAGCGCGGTCGGTCGGGTCGGCAAGAACATCGGCGTCGACACGGGCGCCTTGCGCACGAGCGCGGGCTTCCACGTCGCGGACGGCGTGTCGATCACGAAGGCGGGCGGCTCGACGAAGCTCTCGCGGACGCAGGAGCACTTCCTCACGGAGGGCCGACCGCTCGTGCACGAGGCGTCGTTCGCCAAGTACCAGGAGAACCCGCAGGTCGTCCCGCCGCCGAAGAAGTACCTGAGCCTCTTCGAGGAGCGGAAGTACGACAAGGGCCATGCCTGGGGCATGACGATCGATCTCGCCGCGTGCGTCGGCTGCAACGCTTGCAGCATCGCGTGCCAGGCGGAGAACAACATCCCGATCGTCGGCGCCGAGGGCGTGCAGAAGTCGCGCGAGATGCACTGGATGCGGATGGATCGTTACTTCGAGGGCGACCTCGAGAACCCGACGAGCGTCTCGCAGCCGATGATGTGCGTGCACTGCGAGAACGCGCCGTGCGAAGAGGTCTGCCCGGTCGCGGCGACGACGCACAGCCCCGAGGGGCTGAACGAGATGACGTACAACCGGTGCATCGGCACCAAGTACTGCGCGAACAACTGCCCCTTCAAGGTCCGAAGGTTCAACTACTTCGACTACACGAAGGACACGATCGAGCAGCACAAGATGCAGATGAACCCGGACGTCACGGTGCGGAGCCGAGGCGTCATGGAGAAGTGCACGTACTGCGTGCAGCGCATCAACCGCGCGAAGATCTCCGCGAAGGCGGAGGGTCGCGAGCGTCTCCGCGACGGCGAGGTGGTGACGGCGTGCCAGGCAGCGTGCCCGGCGCAGGCCATCCACTTCGGCGACCTGAACGACAAGCAGAGCGAGGTGGCCAAGCGCGCCGCCGGGCCGCGCGGATACAGGCTCCTGGAGGAGCTCAACGTCCGCCCGCGCACGTCGTACCTCGCCAAGATCAAGAACCCCAACCCTGAGCTGGAGGGGGCATGA
- a CDS encoding cytochrome c3 family protein has translation MARYLFPKWSNRVLPMVAAFVLAPLGTAAAGGLWYYGTNKHVEVGYTPTQPVDYSHKLHAGDLGIDCRYCHTAVDKSAQASVPSTETCMNCHSKVKTDSQKLLPVRESFASGNPIPWVRVHNLADYAYFNHQAHATAGVACQSCHGRVDQMIKVSQAQPLSMGWCLDCHRNPEPNLRDPKDITKMVDETVPASVANLAAPPSQRKVSPPVHCSGCHR, from the coding sequence ATGGCGAGATACCTATTCCCAAAGTGGTCCAACCGGGTGCTGCCGATGGTGGCCGCCTTCGTACTTGCTCCGCTTGGCACCGCGGCTGCGGGCGGCCTTTGGTACTACGGTACCAACAAGCACGTCGAAGTTGGCTACACGCCCACACAACCCGTGGACTACAGCCACAAGCTGCATGCCGGCGATCTCGGCATCGACTGCCGTTACTGTCATACGGCCGTCGATAAGAGCGCCCAAGCGTCCGTCCCCTCCACCGAGACGTGCATGAACTGCCACTCGAAGGTGAAGACGGATAGTCAAAAGCTTCTTCCCGTGCGGGAGAGCTTCGCCTCGGGGAACCCCATCCCCTGGGTACGCGTCCACAACCTGGCCGACTACGCGTACTTCAACCACCAGGCCCACGCGACCGCAGGAGTGGCTTGTCAGAGCTGCCACGGCCGCGTCGACCAGATGATCAAGGTGAGTCAAGCCCAGCCCCTCTCCATGGGCTGGTGCCTCGACTGTCATCGGAATCCCGAGCCGAACCTCCGGGATCCGAAGGACATCACCAAGATGGTCGACGAGACCGTGCCGGCGAGCGTCGCGAACCTCGCGGCACCGCCCTCCCAGCGCAAGGTCTCGCCTCCCGTTCATTGCTCGGGGTGCCACCGATGA
- a CDS encoding S53 family peptidase — protein sequence MTAYGNDELTLVFVLHEHDRESIRRAAEAASHPDDNKRAQHLEREELRKFVTLPSDERRAVLAWLEEHGMPHMDVRSVSGQTIFVKTTKEAVGRTFGAECRRWLDDKEKDERALTPMEWPIPRQIAQYVQSVKVRQSGNRARSTMVADAGAEHPMQFPTLEGARESRPEPGFGLTPADVRAIYRFPKATELDGSGETIALLMLGGALEESDLHAFWDAHGIPHPPEIKTYHVGSRPSKVTSANKLYTLEVAMTVEWVGAMAPGARILVYFVDPMVIADPWVTFLLKVIGDRENMPTIVSTSWITPERSYYRVHGRRVVSGLLDQAAAIGVTVISAAGDWGAFDGVPRTIKDGRYVGDAPWPHGVFPAVEERVLSVGGTMITGRAPLTEIAWSGPPPPGLGRVLHFVRLASSGGFSREVPIPKWQSDTLKGWYARGEGEPAVVPYGRGFPDVALMASGSAVQRASNQPLTMQGYQAVACGQWVDYAGGTSVAAPIWAAIVALMNQARRAAGLGRVGFINPMLYALRKENPAPFREISEGSTDVAMNVLNAHGKAVIHRLSGYSAGPGWDPATGLGVPDVTRLIELVTRRR from the coding sequence TTGACCGCCTACGGAAACGACGAGCTGACGCTCGTGTTCGTCCTTCACGAGCATGATCGGGAGTCGATCCGGCGCGCGGCGGAGGCGGCGAGCCACCCGGACGACAACAAGCGCGCGCAGCACCTCGAGCGCGAGGAGCTGCGCAAGTTCGTGACGCTGCCCTCGGACGAGCGCCGCGCCGTGCTCGCGTGGCTCGAAGAGCACGGCATGCCGCACATGGACGTGCGCAGCGTGTCGGGACAAACGATCTTCGTGAAGACCACGAAGGAGGCCGTGGGCCGCACGTTCGGCGCCGAGTGCCGGCGCTGGCTCGACGACAAGGAGAAGGACGAGCGCGCGCTCACGCCCATGGAATGGCCGATCCCGCGGCAGATCGCGCAGTACGTGCAGTCCGTGAAGGTCCGGCAGAGCGGCAACCGCGCGCGCAGCACGATGGTCGCGGACGCGGGCGCCGAGCACCCGATGCAGTTCCCCACGCTCGAAGGCGCGCGCGAGAGCCGCCCCGAGCCTGGCTTTGGCCTGACCCCCGCGGACGTCCGCGCGATCTACCGCTTCCCCAAGGCGACCGAGCTCGACGGGTCGGGCGAGACGATCGCGCTGCTCATGCTCGGCGGCGCGCTCGAAGAGAGTGATCTCCACGCGTTCTGGGACGCCCACGGGATCCCGCATCCGCCGGAGATCAAGACGTACCACGTGGGATCCCGGCCCTCGAAGGTGACGAGCGCGAACAAGCTCTACACGCTCGAGGTCGCGATGACCGTCGAGTGGGTGGGCGCGATGGCGCCGGGCGCGCGGATCCTCGTGTACTTCGTCGATCCGATGGTGATCGCCGACCCATGGGTGACGTTCCTGCTCAAGGTCATCGGCGACCGCGAGAACATGCCGACGATCGTCTCGACGAGCTGGATCACGCCCGAGCGCAGCTACTACCGCGTGCACGGGCGCCGCGTCGTGAGCGGCCTGCTCGACCAGGCCGCAGCCATCGGCGTCACGGTGATCAGCGCGGCGGGCGACTGGGGCGCATTCGACGGCGTGCCGCGCACGATCAAGGACGGGAGGTACGTCGGGGACGCACCCTGGCCACACGGGGTGTTTCCGGCGGTGGAGGAGCGCGTGCTCTCGGTCGGGGGCACGATGATCACGGGTCGGGCGCCACTCACGGAGATCGCGTGGAGCGGGCCGCCGCCGCCCGGGCTCGGGCGGGTGCTTCATTTCGTGCGACTCGCGTCGAGCGGCGGGTTCAGCCGCGAGGTGCCCATCCCGAAATGGCAAAGCGACACGCTGAAGGGCTGGTACGCGCGTGGCGAGGGCGAGCCAGCGGTCGTGCCGTACGGCCGCGGCTTCCCGGACGTCGCGCTCATGGCCTCGGGCTCGGCGGTGCAACGCGCGTCGAACCAGCCGCTCACGATGCAAGGCTACCAGGCGGTCGCGTGTGGGCAGTGGGTCGACTACGCCGGCGGCACCAGCGTGGCAGCGCCGATCTGGGCAGCGATCGTGGCGCTCATGAACCAAGCACGGCGCGCAGCAGGCCTCGGCCGCGTGGGCTTCATCAACCCGATGCTCTACGCACTCCGGAAGGAAAACCCAGCACCCTTCCGCGAGATCTCCGAGGGGAGCACGGACGTGGCCATGAACGTGCTCAACGCGCACGGCAAGGCCGTCATCCACCGACTGTCAGGCTACTCAGCCGGCCCCGGCTGGGACCCAGCAACAGGCCTCGGCGTCCCCGACGTGACGCGCCTCATCGAGCTCGTCACGCGGCGACGGTAA
- a CDS encoding anthranilate phosphoribosyltransferase, producing MFDEDKLRAFGRLVVKLQQREDLTRGEVREAYRQIWRNEQPELHQGAFIAALRAKGESQAELTGVVEAFQDEWRLWFPHTVRSPEPPLSIAGVGMDTLKTVNVSSGAAVLAAACGLYVHKPGAPALTGVSGAADMFAHWGVDLDAPGEAQVKSTETCRLGFTSVVGRAFMTSGFARVISQIRIGTSFHIGGPLVRHVGERHKIAGVPEPRLVRIVCEVMRDLGYERALVPCAESTAHPGRYLDEIGNVGPTHVAELLPGGEIREYTIRPEDAGLREAPFEAIASRGTAEENARVLARALAGKLEGPIVDVLLLNAAAGLKLMGKADSLTTGVEQARRAIHEGRAIAQLRALIEAQNPQPAAGRAKLETFLAD from the coding sequence ATGTTCGACGAAGACAAGCTCCGCGCCTTCGGCCGCCTCGTGGTCAAGCTTCAGCAGCGCGAGGATCTTACCCGGGGTGAGGTGCGCGAGGCTTACCGGCAGATCTGGCGCAACGAGCAGCCCGAGCTCCACCAGGGCGCCTTCATCGCTGCCCTCCGCGCCAAGGGGGAGTCCCAGGCCGAGCTCACCGGCGTCGTCGAGGCCTTCCAGGACGAGTGGCGCCTCTGGTTCCCCCACACCGTCCGCTCCCCGGAACCGCCCCTCAGCATCGCCGGCGTCGGCATGGACACCCTGAAGACCGTCAACGTCTCCAGCGGCGCTGCCGTCCTCGCCGCCGCCTGCGGCCTCTACGTCCACAAACCCGGTGCTCCTGCCCTCACCGGGGTCAGCGGCGCGGCTGACATGTTTGCTCATTGGGGCGTCGACCTCGATGCCCCCGGGGAGGCCCAGGTCAAGAGCACCGAGACTTGCCGCCTCGGCTTTACCTCCGTCGTGGGCCGCGCCTTCATGACGAGCGGCTTTGCCCGCGTGATCAGCCAGATCCGCATCGGCACCTCCTTCCACATCGGCGGCCCCCTCGTCCGCCACGTCGGCGAGCGCCACAAGATTGCCGGCGTCCCCGAGCCCCGCCTCGTTCGCATCGTCTGCGAGGTCATGCGGGATCTCGGCTACGAGCGCGCCCTCGTCCCCTGCGCCGAGTCCACGGCCCATCCCGGCCGCTACCTCGACGAGATTGGCAATGTCGGCCCCACGCACGTCGCCGAGCTGCTCCCCGGCGGCGAGATCCGCGAATACACGATCCGCCCCGAAGACGCCGGCCTGCGCGAGGCCCCCTTCGAAGCCATCGCCTCCCGCGGCACCGCCGAAGAGAACGCCCGCGTCCTCGCCCGCGCCCTCGCCGGCAAGCTCGAAGGCCCCATCGTCGACGTGCTCCTCCTGAACGCCGCCGCCGGCCTGAAGCTGATGGGCAAGGCCGACTCGCTCACCACAGGCGTCGAGCAAGCGCGCCGCGCAATCCACGAAGGCCGCGCGATCGCGCAGCTCCGCGCGCTGATCGAGGCCCAAAACCCGCAGCCCGCCGCAGGTCGCGCCAAGCTCGAAACTTTCCTCGCGGACTAA
- a CDS encoding iron-containing redox enzyme family protein: protein MAPRAEEESPIVQGSDITWARIAEGKIVVATSARAFLHEEELAFGGPFSVPPEGPASLAATRNLLDGALGVAQREGAAPPRRELTLAGWIHRLAGYFHTTHATPRLMIEAAARFEGEGRAALAAWAHEKSRDEHGHDALALRDLASLGYDARALVAAHVPETAAALVDFFTSLVRGPGDPARCVGYAFALERLAATRSAAEVRVVQAVLPSGVDATRCLRVHSAAGTDADHVDDIVTLVSGLPHGEREAIARAAYETTRIGRFARGSSARSDDDLSVMFEPFRVKLGA, encoded by the coding sequence GTGGCCCCGAGGGCCGAGGAGGAGTCGCCGATCGTGCAGGGTTCCGACATCACGTGGGCGCGTATCGCGGAAGGCAAGATCGTGGTCGCGACGAGCGCGCGGGCGTTCCTGCACGAAGAAGAGCTGGCCTTCGGCGGGCCGTTCTCGGTGCCGCCGGAGGGGCCGGCGAGCCTCGCAGCGACGCGGAATCTGCTCGATGGCGCGCTGGGCGTCGCGCAACGGGAAGGGGCCGCGCCGCCGCGGCGAGAGCTCACGCTCGCAGGCTGGATCCACCGTCTCGCAGGGTACTTTCACACGACCCACGCGACGCCCAGGCTCATGATCGAGGCCGCCGCGCGCTTCGAAGGGGAGGGGCGCGCGGCGCTCGCGGCGTGGGCGCATGAAAAGTCGCGCGACGAGCACGGGCACGATGCGCTCGCGCTGCGCGATCTCGCGTCGCTCGGCTACGACGCCCGCGCGCTCGTCGCCGCGCACGTGCCGGAGACCGCGGCGGCGCTCGTCGATTTCTTCACGTCGCTCGTGCGTGGCCCGGGAGATCCAGCGCGGTGCGTGGGCTACGCGTTCGCGCTGGAGCGCCTCGCCGCGACGCGGAGCGCGGCCGAGGTGCGCGTGGTGCAAGCCGTGCTGCCGAGCGGCGTCGATGCGACGCGATGCCTGCGCGTGCACAGCGCTGCCGGCACCGACGCGGATCACGTCGACGACATCGTCACGCTCGTCTCCGGCCTCCCGCACGGCGAACGCGAGGCGATCGCGAGGGCCGCTTACGAGACCACCCGGATCGGGAGATTTGCGCGCGGGAGTTCGGCCCGCAGCGACGACGATCTTTCCGTGATGTTCGAGCCGTTTCGCGTCAAGCTCGGCGCTTGA
- a CDS encoding NHLP leader peptide family RiPP precursor, whose amino-acid sequence MTNKTTYTKHIEMSADEMANLAVWDRAVLRAWQDPEFRQKLIDDPNKVLSDLGFKVPPGVAFVVVENTAERRHIVLPSAPSGDVSVLPLDTSPLHDYDPGF is encoded by the coding sequence ATGACGAACAAGACCACCTACACGAAACACATCGAGATGTCGGCCGACGAGATGGCAAACCTGGCCGTCTGGGACCGCGCCGTCCTCCGCGCCTGGCAGGACCCCGAGTTCCGCCAAAAGCTCATCGACGACCCGAACAAGGTCCTCTCCGATCTCGGCTTCAAGGTCCCCCCCGGCGTCGCCTTCGTGGTCGTGGAAAACACCGCCGAGCGCCGCCACATCGTCCTGCCCTCCGCCCCCTCCGGCGACGTCTCCGTCCTGCCGCTCGATACGTCGCCGCTGCACGACTACGACCCCGGGTTCTGA
- a CDS encoding NAD(P)/FAD-dependent oxidoreductase translates to MGIERRDVVVLGGGPAGSTFAAILKKYEPNLSVTVLEKARFPRYHIGESLIPALNPVLRDLGIYDDLGRAGFIRKMGITFVWGRDRTPWDADYLKLGDVRVHEGAEVLNVLGQDFSKLLRRPEERDETFNAFNVRRAEFDHMIMNRARDFGADVREGTRGKTIHKDEHGRVTGVDWEDDQGREGTIETSFILDASGQGTRFTPGGRVFDPHMNNYAVYGYWSGAEWKILYRGTRDRTNVFICSVDKGWIWYIPVAQDLISVGVVTNTAHFKDALQSQDPESFYHETIQGCPEVRGLLSRATNRDDFIGGGKRISVTRDWSSWAKSPTGPGWATAGDAAIFVDPILSSGVTLAMQSGHRAAYTYRTARARRDLPEDALWRAYADYIRGEAGSFLRLARYFYGNNRAAPSWWWEAQTLVNASGKLAVDDRQAFTMASAGFFPTLRAVTDDTVIPLVAGITGLQGDVYNVFYEDGLPPPEALPKQAIEHLARFRLALRTEPMATEGKPTGQLDVFYDLVSDDADFTHRTHAAPSKIAPALGPVVEAMGRHHDVASLLAEAPRLLPAGYASPEAIRAATLSVVRAAAKKGFVKLAPGATA, encoded by the coding sequence ATGGGCATCGAGCGTCGCGACGTGGTCGTCCTCGGCGGGGGTCCTGCAGGCAGCACCTTCGCCGCCATCCTCAAGAAGTACGAGCCGAACCTCTCGGTCACGGTCCTCGAGAAGGCGCGCTTCCCGCGGTACCACATCGGCGAGTCCCTCATCCCCGCGCTGAACCCGGTCCTCCGGGATCTCGGGATCTACGACGATCTCGGACGCGCGGGGTTCATCCGCAAGATGGGCATCACGTTCGTGTGGGGCCGCGATCGGACGCCCTGGGACGCCGACTACCTCAAGCTCGGCGACGTCCGCGTCCACGAGGGCGCCGAGGTGCTGAACGTCCTCGGCCAGGATTTTTCGAAGCTCCTCCGCCGCCCCGAAGAGCGCGACGAGACGTTCAACGCCTTCAACGTCCGGCGCGCCGAGTTCGACCACATGATCATGAACCGCGCGCGGGACTTCGGCGCCGACGTGCGCGAGGGGACACGCGGCAAGACGATCCACAAGGACGAACACGGCCGCGTCACGGGCGTCGACTGGGAGGATGATCAGGGCCGCGAGGGCACGATCGAGACCTCGTTCATCCTCGACGCGAGCGGGCAAGGCACGCGCTTCACGCCGGGGGGCCGCGTCTTCGATCCGCACATGAACAACTACGCGGTCTACGGCTACTGGTCCGGGGCCGAGTGGAAGATCCTCTACCGGGGCACGCGCGACCGGACGAACGTGTTCATCTGCTCGGTCGACAAAGGCTGGATCTGGTACATCCCCGTCGCGCAAGACCTCATCAGCGTCGGCGTCGTGACGAACACGGCGCACTTCAAGGACGCGCTCCAGAGCCAGGATCCCGAGTCGTTTTACCACGAGACGATCCAGGGCTGCCCCGAGGTGCGGGGCCTGCTCTCGCGCGCGACGAACCGCGACGACTTCATCGGCGGCGGCAAGCGCATCTCGGTGACCCGCGACTGGTCGTCGTGGGCGAAGAGCCCCACGGGACCGGGCTGGGCCACGGCCGGAGACGCGGCGATCTTCGTCGATCCGATCCTCTCGTCGGGCGTGACGCTCGCGATGCAGAGTGGCCATCGCGCAGCGTACACGTACCGCACGGCCCGCGCGCGGCGAGACCTGCCCGAGGACGCGCTCTGGCGCGCCTACGCCGACTACATCCGCGGCGAGGCAGGCTCGTTCCTCCGGCTCGCGCGTTACTTCTACGGCAACAACCGCGCGGCGCCCTCGTGGTGGTGGGAGGCGCAGACGCTCGTGAACGCCTCGGGCAAGCTCGCGGTCGACGATCGGCAGGCCTTCACCATGGCGAGCGCCGGGTTCTTCCCGACGCTCCGCGCGGTCACGGACGACACGGTGATCCCGCTCGTCGCGGGCATCACGGGCCTCCAGGGCGACGTGTACAACGTCTTCTACGAGGACGGGCTGCCGCCGCCGGAGGCGCTGCCGAAGCAGGCGATCGAGCACCTCGCGCGCTTCCGGCTGGCGCTGCGCACCGAGCCCATGGCGACCGAGGGCAAACCGACGGGCCAGCTCGACGTCTTCTACGATCTCGTCAGCGACGACGCCGACTTCACGCATCGCACGCACGCGGCGCCGAGCAAGATCGCGCCTGCGCTCGGGCCCGTCGTCGAGGCGATGGGGCGCCACCACGACGTCGCGTCGCTGCTCGCCGAGGCCCCGCGCCTCTTGCCCGCGGGGTACGCCTCGCCCGAGGCGATCCGCGCCGCGACGCTCTCCGTCGTCCGCGCCGCCGCGAAAAAAGGGTTCGTGAAGCTCGCGCCGGGGGCCACGGCTTGA